From the Ascaphus truei isolate aAscTru1 chromosome 15, aAscTru1.hap1, whole genome shotgun sequence genome, one window contains:
- the LOC142466770 gene encoding uncharacterized protein LOC142466770 isoform X2: protein MEKMRTEQSCNIPINMTENASFNQSRQLINNVTASHSKRYILAAAKGKDLGESGKSLTWLSDQNLQKRTHTGEKPHECEECGKGFSDLSNLRRHKRMHTGERPHVCGECGKGFSDLSSLNTHKRTHTGERPHVCGECGKGFFQLSHLNTHTMTHTGERPHVCGECGKGFCRLSHLNIHKRTHTGERPHVCGECGKGFSDVSSLKTHKRTHTGERPHVCGECGKGFSDLSSLRRHKRTHTGERPHVCGECGKGFSHLSSLDIHKRTHTGERPHVCGECGMGFSVSFSLNTHKRTHTGERPYVCGECGKGFCQLSHLNIHKRTHTGERPHVCGECGKGFSDLSSLNTHKRTHTGERPHVCGECGKVFRHLSSLNMHKRTHTGERPHVCGECGKGFSVSSTLDTHKRTHTGERPHVCGECGKGFSVSSTLSTHKRTHTGERPHVCGECGKGFSQLSSLRRHNRIHTGERPHVCGECGKGFSRLSHLTMHKRTHTEERPISKARHV from the coding sequence atggaaaagatgaggacagaacaatcatgcaacattccaataaatatgacagaaaatgcatctttcaaccagtcaaggcaattaataaacaatgtaactgcttctcattccaaaagatatatattagcagctgccaaaggaaaagatcttggagaaagtgggaagagtctgacttggttatcagaccagaacctacagaagaggacacacacaggggagaaaccgcatgaatgtgaggaatgtgggaaaggatttagtgacttatccaaccTGAGAAGACACAAGAGGatgcacacaggggagagaccacatgtatgtggggaatgtgggaagggatttagtgacttatccagcctgaacacccacaagaggacacacacaggggagagaccgcatgtatgtggggaatgtggaaagggattttttcagttatcccacctgaacacacacacgatgacacatacaggggagagaccgcatgtgtgtggggaatgtgggaagggattttgtcgattatcccacctgaacatacacaagaggacacacacaggggagagaccacatgtatgtggggaatgtgggaagggatttagtgacgtaTCCAGCCTAAAAAcccacaagaggacacacacaggggagagaccgcatgtatgtggggaatgtgggaagggatttagtgacttatccagcctgagaagacacaagaggacacacacaggggagagaccgcatgtatgtggggaatgtgggaagggatttagtcatttatccagcctggacatacacaagaggacacatacaggggagagaccgcatgtatgtggggaatgtgggatgggatttagtgtgtcattcagcctgaacacacacaagaggacacatacaggggagagaccgtatgtatgtggggaatgtgggaagggattttgtcagttatcccacctgaacatacacaagaggacacacacaggggagagaccacatgtatgtggggaatgtgggaagggatttagtgacttatccagcctgaacacccacaagaggacacacacaggggagagaccgcatgtatgtggggaatgtgggaaggtaTTTCGTCATTTATCCAGCCTGAATatgcacaagaggacacacacaggggagagaccgcatgtatgtggggaatgtgggaagggatttagtgtgtcatccaccttggacacacacaagaggacacacacgggggagagaccgcatgtatgtggggaatgtgggaagggatttagtgtgtcatccaccCTGAGCactcacaagaggacacacacaggggagagaccgcatgtatgtggggaatgtgggaagggatttagtcaattATCCAGCCTGAGGAGACACAAtaggatacacacaggggagagaccacatgtatgtggggaatgtggaaagggatttagtcggttatcccaccTGACCATGcacaaaaggacacacacagaggagagacctatctctaaagccaggcatgtttag